In Dioscorea cayenensis subsp. rotundata cultivar TDr96_F1 chromosome 13, TDr96_F1_v2_PseudoChromosome.rev07_lg8_w22 25.fasta, whole genome shotgun sequence, the sequence TCCCCAGCTCGGCTTCTTTTTCGGAAACGCGAGAGAGAGGCCGGCCGAGATCTCGCCACGTGTAAGAACAAGATGCGCGGGAACACGTGTTGTCCGGCAAGTGTGGGTCCCACGACAGCTCAGCCGGTTGGCCAACTTGGCCCCCACCAGCTCGGGTGGGCTACGTGGCGGCTCCAAACGTAGCCCGTGTGTTGTGCTGACGTCATGCCCTGTTTGTTTTTGTCGTGTAGCGCGCATGGATTTTTGGCGAGGGTGGTGATAGTGGTGTTGGTGCGGGCGGGAATTAGGGAAGGTGGAGAGGATCTCGCGCGCGCGCGAGAGAGATGGCGCACGTCATCACTGTTCCACGTGGACCTTCTCGATAGCGACGTCTCACGTGTCCCGCGCGTGATGATCTTGTAAGGGTGTACGCATGTTGCAATATAGATAGATACGAAAACAAGTTTAGTCTCACATCAGatcagtgtgtgtgtgtgagaaaatttttaaatttatataaatatatatatttatatgttattatataaatcgAGTGATAGTTAAGTTTAGGTCCATATTAACTGTGGAGTGAATAATTTCTAGATTTacaagattaattaaataatttgttaaattaattatttttgttatgattaatTGAATCTCATATGTCaagaaatttagttattttataaaattttataaaatattagttatatttttaaaattatttttgatttatattttcataacgttctctcatatttaattccaacaaaaaagttgaatagagtgttaagagcaatttttaaaaaaaattaataaattttttttaatgttagccaatgacagataaaaaaaacattgatatgTGACAGATAAAAATAAACGGTGAAGTAGGTTTTTTGAGAGACTAGACATTAGTGCTAAAATTAAttgttcatgtatatatatttctaaaatatgtttcattattatatttttttctataataacTATAAATTAGTCGGAAAAAATGTTGTTTTGCTAAATTAAGAGCTCTTAATATATCCTAGATTAGGCTTACTAATTAGCAATTAAAGAGagaataaaaagttaaaaacaatgaataaattaatacatGAAGAGAAGCTGCTAAAAGAGCACAGATAATATTTAAGGTGCAGTTTATTCttgtaattttctttcttttatatttcctggaaaaaatattaattaatcagCCACATTGTTTGACTATATATAGTATACCAATGCATGaagaaaaaccaagaaagaaaggACATATATAATAAGGAAGATACTTTTGATTCTTTGTCTTTGTATTCCATGAAAGAAACTATTCATTGATCAACACCTTCCCCACTTTACACATGCATACAATAGTGTGCATGAGCCATGACCATGATATGAATGACtttacaaatgaaaaagatgataCAACTATGAACATGCATGTCTCTCTTTCTCTAGTTATGAATGGAATAATAGTAACATTTTTCAAACCTACACTTGATATATGTCTCTGTGTGTGTCTCTTTCTCTAGTTATGAATGGAATAAtagtaacatttttttaaacctaGTCAAatgaccttcgggtctattggtacatgagttgccgatagagctctcatcGAATGGTGAGAATTCGATTTTTGGCTGAAGGCACattttctgggagttgtgaatagtagttGTGTCGAGTGGTTTCGGGCTATGTCGAGTGAGCCGCTGCctccacttgttccaccgagcgCATGCAGTGTCCCTCGGGGCTTTCTAGTGGGTTTGCCCcactcctcttcccaaaaaaaaaaaaaacatttttcaaaCCTACACTTgataaatgtgtgtgtgtgttatatGGGTAGTATAGGGTGGAGTAAGACTACATATATAAAGAGTTAAAGACTATGAACTAACTTTGGGGACCAGTCTCTCTGTCATTGATATatctagggtttatattcaTATCAGAAACCCTAAAATAGCTAGAGAAGCATCAAGGAAATTAAGTGTAAGACACCTAGAGATTATAGACTGCAAAGCCACACCAAAGGACAGATATGAAGGAAATGAAAGCAACATTTGCTAGCTTTTGTTTTTATgaagaggggaaaaaataaAGTAGATGCCCACTTCTTCTTTGGCCAGTGAAGTTGCATGCTTTGGAAAGTACATGGTGTGATAAGAAACAAAAGAGACcatggatgtatatatatacaaagtaGAGAGGATCTTGCCTTCCttttctttacatatatatatatatatatatgaatgaatgaaacttgatgaagataatgaggtaggctatatatatatatatatatatatcttgtttgTATTCCTTTGTTTTGCATTGTTTTCACtgattgcatgcatgcatggttcATGGACTTAGAAAATAGGAAAAgagaaatttaaatatcataaattaagtgtgtgtgtgtgtgtatatatatatacaaagagagGGATGTACATATGTTCAAGAGAAACTTAGAAtgtgacaaaaaaatatgatagtTATGAAGCATATATATGATCAGAAAAAGAAGGATAGATCTATGGATCATCAAAGATGTAAAGCTATGTGGTCCTCTCATATACAGTGATCATGGTGTCCCATAAAGCTTAGTTTGGTCCCTTAGATCCATTATAGCTTCTAGGTTTTCAACTAAAGGTTTATTATAGAATTTTTAAGGGTTTTAATCCATGAAATAACAAGAATTTTTGGTTGAATCTCTCTGTAACTAAGGTAAAAAGAAATGGTATGTAAATCTTATGGTCCCAAGCATATATTCAACAGAAAAAACAGATTGCGACCTCACTCTTTTGGaaatcttctttctctttgtacGAAGATTTTTTGGTGTATGCATGCAAATCTAGCATCTTCTATTTCTTGAGAAAGTTAACATTCCAACGTTTGATAAACTCGAAGAAATTAAACTTCAAGAAGTTCATTCTTGTTCAAGAGCAATACTAGAAGAGTTTTGCGCGCACCAGCTTCATTCAAGTAAGTTCATCAAACATTCTACTTATCATCTtacaaaatatttgttttttatatatcatcATTCTTGCAtgcatatttataattattgtttctttgttaTCATCTTTGAAATCATTAGAGTTTATATATGATCTTGGTTGCATGTAAATCTGTTTTTTAAAGAAACATATTAATTCATAAGAGTAATGGCATTGGCAGCTTAATTACATAAGATGAACAGAAATTCAGAAGAGGAGATAGTCCAAATTAGTAAAGAAGGAACAAGATCAAGATCAGAATGGTCGGTAAACTCGACGAACCCAAGAATAGTAAGAGTACCGCGATCGTTTGGCGGAAAAGATCGACATAGTAAAGTGAGCACTGTGAAAGGATTAAGAGATAGAAGAGTTAGATTGTCAGTGGCAACAGCTATACAAGTCTATAATCTTCAAGACAAGTTAGGATTCAATCAACCAAGCAAAGTTGTGGATTGGTTGATCAATGCTGCTCAACATGCCATTGATAAACTTCCTCCTCTCATTCAATTCTCAAATGATTCTTATGATCAAAATTTACCATCAATGTTGATGCCAAATATTGGTGGGATTGATGATGATCAGGAGGTGATTGGGAAGAACAGAGATTCATTGATGCATCAGAGTTGTTTTTCTGATCAAGAACATAATTATTGCTGTTTTCAGACTTTGGGTCCATGCATGTTTGGCACAAAACAATGTTACAATCAACTTCATATGCCAGTTTCATTTGCAGAAGATGCATCACTTGGGCAGTACATGCAACCATGAATCATTGATtaaaatgctatatatatatatgtttgatgttGTGAATTGCTTGATTTCAGAAAAATATGTGTGTGAGTTAAAGTCAGAATGGTTTTCTATTATCAGCAATGTTTGTTCTGTTAGTTTCTTGTTTGAGTAAAAGTGTGGTTTATCTAATTGTTATATTTAGTGctaattaaatttattgatgTTGGTTTGATATTCTGCTATATTTTTTATGTGCATATATGTATGACTTTTAACTAAAAAGGGTTTTAAAAGTGTTCAGGAAGTGGGAAAGCagacaaaaaatattatttgcaaAAAGTGAGAATTAGAAAGtggttatttaaataatattataaatgggTTGCTTTTCCACTCAAAAAAAAGTGAACGGAAGTCaaaaattatgattatgattgttattattattagtactCTAGCCACCTAGTAGAGCATCTTTAGGTATTTGTATTTGATTACACAAAATttagttataataattaaaaagatgcaTGTTTGTTTAGTGTTTCTCAAGTGACTTCTTGCAAAAAAAACACTACAAACATGACATGCAAGAAACTACAAAcaaatgacaaaagaaaataaagcgcAAGTACCACTTccaaggttaaaaaaaaaataactccaaggtaaaaaaataataataatatcacttCAAACACTTTTACTGTTTATTTatcagaaaaaaatataatataaacttCAAACACTTCCACTTTCTTATTTAGCAGATCAGAAAGTTCAGACGCTGCATAaaattttgagcttaaaaaaaactttagaaatggaaaaacataaatttcaaaaaataactttcttcctcccattttaatataaaaaaatattaaaataaatttaataatgagtTTAGTTCAAAACAAACGTtagaaccaaaaaaaataaaaaaaaaaaaaaaagaaaaaatcagacTATTTTGCCCCCACTTCCGCTAAAATAAACGCCGAAAAAAATCCGAAAAACTAACAGTAAAACAGATCTGCTTCAACATTTAACAAAGAGATTAAATAACAATCACAGGCTAAAAAATTTTGTGGGTATGTCCCCAGCGAAGAAGCAAGATTTATCAAACAAAGTCTTTGATAATGGTAGAAAAATTCGATGAAAAATTCGACAGAAAGGAACATTAGATAGAGGAAAAATGAGTGGCGACTAATATTTCAATGGTGCGAGAATGCCAAGCTGGGTTCCGAGCTTCTCTTCAACTGCCTTCTCCGCCTTCAGGCGTAGTTTCGTCAGTTGCTTCCTTCTCTCATATGCAACCTGTGCCCTTTGCTTTCTCTTCTCCTCCAACTCCTGAAAAATAGATGCATGAGAAATGTTGATCCTCAAATGGCATAACTACCATTGATGGTCAATGGATTGCAGCATTGAATGATGGAAACTGATACAGACTATGAAACCATGAAAGGTGAACTTGTCAAGCATGTGAATATATGGAACAGTTCCATGAGCATTTTGAGAATCAGAGAGCATTGTCCTTTTGCGAGTAAATGGAGAACTTGGTATAGATGTCATTAAGCACCATTTGAATGCATAAAGCCAGAGGAGAGGCACTAAATACAAAATTGAATAAAGGTAATAAGTCATGGCAATGCCATCGAGCAGGTACACTTCTAAAGCATGTGAAAATATGGACCAGTATCTTGATCTTTTCAAGAATTAGGGTCGCATTGTTAGTTTTCTTGTTAGTGAATGGGATGCTAGGTATAGAAGCCATTGAGCACCATGAGCTTGCATAAAATCCAACAGGGACATGAGCAAGAGCTATTTTGATTTCAAGAACAGATAGATACTGACATGAATAGAATCTAAAAAAAGCAATCTGTACCCAGTCTCATCCCTGAGACTATCCTACAAGTCAAGTGATTGAACAAACAGAGGAAACTCAGACTGAAAGAACGTATTAAATCCTCCACATGACCTTTATTATACCCCAAAAAAACTATTTACTCCACTAAAATCAATTGCAACCTGAAAAAATTTACCACCCGAAAAATCTCAATTAACAGAAGTTTTGAAAAGGACTGATCACCTCAAAATCACATGCAATATTATTCATCGTGAGTGCATGAGCGTATAGCATTCAACCTTTGCACATCATATTGACGACATTTACACTAATATACTGTGGAAATAGATGACAAGATGGCCATATCCACACAACTCTCTCTCTGACTTCATATGCATTTCGATATTTtccaaattgccaaacaaaataaaattcaatgtgcAGAAACCTAAGCATGGATCACCTCAAAGTAGCATTCAACCTCCATCAACTTCAGAAAATGAGCAAGCATCAGTTTATAATCAGTTTAAAAATCTCGTAGATACTAGGGCAAACTATGATTTGtttagaaaatcaaaaataaaaaattgacaaTCAAGATAACtagaatttaaacaaataaaacatattgTCCCTAATCCTAGTATAACTCGGGAGAAAACCCGAACAATAGATAGTTGTTAACAATACCTCAGAAGAGTACATGTATATGTCTCTACAAACAATATCTAACAATTTTACATCTTAATTCCTAAATAACAATCACCAACTCGTACAAAAAAAGACAAACATTTTTCAAACCCAGACATTCCtcaaagaacaacaacaaattcaagaaaaatgtgaaagagaaacaataaaaatctcACCTTGATGGTGTCATAGTGATTCCATCCGACCTCCTTAGAGAGGCGCCCAAGCAAACAGTACTTGTGCCCTGGTTGCAGCCTCAGAACCCTAACAAAGAGCGAAATGGTAATACAAGAAAAGGACTGAAAAAACTAACCCCAAAA encodes:
- the LOC120274528 gene encoding transcription factor TCP5-like, which gives rise to MNRNSEEEIVQISKEGTRSRSEWSVNSTNPRIVRVPRSFGGKDRHSKVSTVKGLRDRRVRLSVATAIQVYNLQDKLGFNQPSKVVDWLINAAQHAIDKLPPLIQFSNDSYDQNLPSMLMPNIGGIDDDQEVIGKNRDSLMHQSCFSDQEHNYCCFQTLGPCMFGTKQCYNQLHMPVSFAEDASLGQYMQP